The following proteins come from a genomic window of Geminicoccaceae bacterium SCSIO 64248:
- a CDS encoding ABC transporter substrate-binding protein, giving the protein MAGARLAGFLMIAAAAFAPPASQAATPPNMLVIGTDLSLPTLDPAALNARTVSEAVSNLYDNLVQIPPDDLQTVRPMLAESWEVSPDKRSITMTMREGATFASGNPVTALDAAWTIQRVIKLGQVGATDIAAWGFTPENVDSLVKAVDERTLTIDLPEPVSPDLVLYSLAGSSLGIIDRQTALEHEVHGDLARDWLKGNAAPSGAFTLQQYRPNDIFIAQARDDYWDGEPAMQRVIMRHIPESGSLRLQIEAGDVDVGHYVASNDLAAFAESDEVTIQNVPGFGFYYVALNMKDPDLQKPLVRQAFQHMMDWEALSRSSMRFYGFPWQSIVPKGMAGAPEEMTTKFNFDPERAKELLAEAGYPNGLRKTLYPAGAAHLENAEAFQASARLAGVELNLVPGEHVPDFRARTFEVYMGNSGARLPDPFATAMHYAFNPDNRDEANLGGYYLWRVAQEAPELLDLVERSKTETDPQARAEMFAQMEAHYQTMDPALIVFFQRTDPYVVRNEVKGYQGHPAWSTRWAKVTKE; this is encoded by the coding sequence ATGGCCGGCGCGCGTCTCGCAGGATTTCTCATGATCGCGGCGGCGGCGTTCGCGCCACCAGCCAGCCAGGCCGCCACACCGCCCAACATGCTGGTGATCGGCACCGATCTCAGCCTTCCGACCCTGGATCCGGCGGCGCTCAATGCCCGGACGGTCTCGGAGGCCGTGTCCAACCTCTACGACAATCTCGTCCAGATCCCGCCGGACGACCTGCAGACCGTCCGGCCGATGCTGGCCGAAAGCTGGGAGGTCTCGCCGGACAAGCGGTCGATCACCATGACCATGCGCGAGGGCGCGACCTTCGCGAGCGGCAATCCGGTGACGGCCCTGGACGCGGCGTGGACGATCCAGCGCGTCATCAAGCTCGGCCAGGTCGGCGCCACCGACATCGCCGCATGGGGCTTCACGCCCGAGAACGTCGATTCGCTGGTCAAGGCGGTCGACGAGCGGACGCTGACGATCGACCTGCCCGAGCCGGTCAGCCCCGACCTCGTCCTCTATTCGCTGGCGGGATCGTCGCTCGGCATCATCGACCGCCAGACAGCGCTCGAGCACGAGGTCCACGGCGATCTGGCGCGCGACTGGCTCAAGGGCAACGCCGCGCCGAGCGGCGCCTTCACCCTGCAGCAATACCGTCCGAACGACATCTTCATCGCCCAGGCGCGCGACGACTACTGGGACGGCGAGCCCGCCATGCAGCGGGTCATCATGCGCCATATCCCGGAGTCGGGCAGCCTGCGTCTGCAGATCGAAGCGGGCGACGTCGATGTCGGCCACTATGTCGCGAGCAACGACCTCGCCGCCTTCGCCGAGAGCGACGAGGTCACGATCCAGAACGTGCCGGGCTTCGGCTTCTACTACGTCGCCTTGAACATGAAGGACCCGGACCTGCAGAAGCCGCTGGTGCGCCAGGCCTTCCAGCACATGATGGACTGGGAGGCGCTGTCCCGGTCCAGCATGCGCTTCTACGGCTTCCCCTGGCAGTCGATCGTCCCCAAGGGCATGGCGGGCGCGCCGGAAGAGATGACGACCAAGTTCAATTTCGATCCGGAGCGGGCGAAGGAACTGCTGGCCGAGGCCGGCTATCCCAACGGCCTGCGCAAGACGCTCTATCCCGCCGGCGCCGCCCATCTCGAGAACGCCGAAGCGTTTCAGGCCTCGGCCCGGCTGGCGGGCGTCGAGCTGAACCTGGTGCCGGGCGAACACGTGCCCGACTTCCGCGCCCGCACCTTCGAGGTCTATATGGGCAATTCGGGCGCACGCCTGCCCGACCCGTTCGCGACCGCGATGCACTACGCCTTCAACCCCGACAATCGCGACGAGGCCAATCTCGGCGGCTACTATCTCTGGCGCGTCGCGCAGGAGGCTCCCGAGCTGCTCGACCTGGTCGAGCGCTCCAAGACCGAGACCGACCCGCAGGCACGGGCCGAGATGTTCGCCCAGATGGAGGCGCACTACCAGACCATGGACCCCGCGCTGATCGTCTTCTTCCAGCGCACCGATCCCTATGTCGTGCGCAACGAGGTCAAGGGCTATCAGGGCCATCCCGCCTGGTCGACCCGGTGGGCGAAAGTGACCAAGGAGTGA
- the fhuF gene encoding siderophore-iron reductase FhuF — translation MTAAEPGSGDAAEARLAALFPGDLAWCAARVRPREVLPEAEPLPSFFADGAFERAIATFAAVYPQADRRSVVSMWSMYYFSCLTLPCLAAALGSGHRLPVDLEETSLALGEHGLPTAFGLARDAAPIADGDGDARFAPLFARHLRPVVDVMARKGGISAKLAWCNVAAYVDYGVHLACARPNLPERERRCALALVGDKTAPDGLPNPLFGAIRRVEENGETVRRRKVCCLRYMLPGIEGCGSLCALPSVRQQAAA, via the coding sequence GTGACGGCGGCGGAGCCGGGCTCCGGGGACGCCGCCGAGGCGCGGCTTGCCGCCCTCTTTCCCGGCGATCTCGCCTGGTGCGCGGCGCGGGTTCGTCCGCGCGAGGTTCTGCCCGAGGCGGAACCGCTGCCGTCGTTCTTCGCCGACGGCGCCTTCGAGCGGGCGATCGCGACCTTCGCCGCCGTCTACCCGCAGGCGGACCGGCGCTCCGTCGTCTCGATGTGGTCGATGTACTACTTCTCGTGCCTGACGCTGCCGTGCCTCGCGGCGGCGCTGGGGTCCGGGCATCGCCTCCCCGTCGATCTCGAGGAGACGAGCCTGGCGCTCGGGGAGCATGGCTTGCCCACGGCATTCGGCCTGGCGCGCGATGCCGCTCCCATCGCGGACGGCGACGGGGATGCGCGGTTCGCGCCCCTGTTCGCGCGCCATCTCCGCCCCGTCGTGGACGTCATGGCCCGCAAGGGCGGAATCTCGGCCAAGCTCGCGTGGTGCAACGTGGCGGCGTATGTCGACTACGGCGTCCACCTCGCCTGCGCCCGGCCGAACCTGCCGGAGCGCGAGCGGCGCTGCGCGCTGGCCCTGGTCGGGGACAAGACCGCGCCGGACGGCCTGCCCAACCCCCTGTTCGGCGCGATACGCCGCGTCGAGGAGAACGGCGAGACCGTGCGCCGGCGCAAGGTCTGCTGCCTGCGCTACATGCTGCCCGGCATCGAAGGCTGCGGCAGCCTGTGCGCCCTGCCGTCGGTCCGCCAGCAGGCCGCCGCATGA
- a CDS encoding ABC transporter substrate-binding protein: MTHASSFRRRLAAAVLLAVLAGTATAARADWPVTVTDATGREVTVPKRPERILLGSGFNLVALSLIHPDPVGLLAGWTNDLLLYNTELYESFRARFPALADVPVVSTGGPGTFSTEMAITVEPDLAILAAWQDDAPEDRLNIERMTEAGIPVVVVDFNHDPLSNTAPGMRLLGRVLGREEQAEAFAGFYEAHLEHIRSAMAERGGTGPSVLLEAFPEPDTCCWAYGGTGMGEFLTLLGSRPVGADRLPPQGGELDAEFVLSVSPEVYIATGMPDGGRLRVGPGVETGDAVASLEEAVASPVRASMAATQAGRVHALWNFFNAVPLNILALEAMASWTRPDVFPDLDPAATLSEINARFAAVPFDGTYWTSLGGPR; the protein is encoded by the coding sequence ATGACGCACGCCTCGTCCTTTCGGCGTCGCCTGGCGGCCGCCGTCCTGCTTGCCGTCCTGGCCGGCACAGCGACCGCCGCGCGCGCGGACTGGCCGGTCACCGTGACCGATGCGACCGGGCGCGAGGTGACGGTGCCGAAGCGGCCGGAGCGCATCCTGCTCGGCTCCGGCTTCAACCTGGTCGCGCTGTCGCTGATCCATCCCGATCCGGTCGGCCTGCTCGCGGGCTGGACGAACGACCTCTTACTCTACAACACGGAGCTCTACGAGTCCTTCCGCGCGCGCTTCCCGGCGCTTGCCGACGTGCCCGTGGTCAGCACGGGCGGACCGGGCACCTTCTCGACCGAGATGGCGATCACCGTCGAGCCCGACCTCGCCATCCTCGCCGCCTGGCAGGACGACGCGCCCGAGGACCGCCTGAACATCGAGCGCATGACCGAGGCGGGCATTCCGGTCGTGGTGGTCGACTTCAACCACGATCCCCTGTCCAACACCGCGCCCGGCATGCGCCTGCTCGGCCGGGTGCTCGGTCGCGAGGAGCAGGCCGAGGCCTTCGCCGGTTTCTACGAAGCCCATCTCGAGCACATCCGCTCGGCCATGGCCGAGCGCGGCGGCACGGGCCCGAGCGTGCTGCTCGAGGCGTTCCCGGAGCCGGACACGTGCTGCTGGGCCTATGGCGGCACGGGCATGGGCGAATTCCTGACCCTGCTCGGCTCGCGGCCGGTCGGCGCCGACCGCCTGCCGCCGCAGGGTGGCGAACTCGACGCCGAGTTCGTCCTGTCGGTCAGCCCCGAGGTCTACATCGCGACCGGGATGCCCGACGGCGGCCGGCTGCGGGTCGGGCCCGGCGTCGAGACGGGCGATGCCGTGGCGTCGCTGGAGGAGGCGGTCGCCTCGCCCGTGCGCGCGAGCATGGCCGCCACCCAGGCGGGCCGCGTCCACGCCTTATGGAACTTCTTCAACGCCGTGCCGCTCAACATCTTGGCGCTGGAGGCGATGGCGTCCTGGACCCGGCCGGACGTCTTTCCGGATCTGGACCCGGCGGCGACGCTCTCCGAGATCAACGCGCGCTTCGCGGCGGTGCCCTTCGACGGTACCTACTGGACGAGCCTGGGCGGGCCGCGCTAA